The Styela clava chromosome 3, kaStyClav1.hap1.2, whole genome shotgun sequence genome includes the window TGCCTATCTAATTTCAAATATGAACATGGACATAATAATGAACAATATAACTGCCATAAATTATGACCTAATTCCAATTTACTAAAAATCAGAAAAGTTAATAAAATAAGATTTATTAGAACGAGCATGTATGGGCAAGACACATACAATAATTCTGTGACCTTGAAATGAAGGAAGTTAACTCACAATCTGACGCGTGGAACATTGAAATCGAAATGATTTCTCAGAGAAGCGCAAGTAACATTTAGGTGATGTCGTTATTGCCGGCCATTCAGCAGCCAACGTCAATGATACGAAGGTGTATAGAAAAATCGCtgcaattttcatatttatgccTTGTAACTTCAAATAAATCGACTATGCTAATGATATCacctttaataaaatataaataatatataaattggTAATGTCATCGTATATATGCAAGAAATATGTCATAAACTTCAAGATAATATAATCGAATCTCGAACTTGAAAACATCGGTCCCAAACAATGATAAAATACCTGGCGAACAAATCAGCATCCACAATACGAGTCAAACATTAAGAAAATGctccattttttttatagaattctGTCATAGTTTTGTTTCACGACTTTTTGTTTGCGGTACCTTATATTATACTACAATTGCTTGAACTAACTGCCGTTGACGTATACACATTATTATACCATTAAGAAAGCAGAAAAACCAAGTGAGTTTGATTATGTTAAATTTTTGAAGTAATTCAGCAATAATGGGCGCCAAATTCAAGACCGTTTTTTCAAATAGGAAAGTTATGTTTCTAGGAAAATCTACTCGCTTATACCAGCCTAGAGTCCAAGAAAGTACGCTGGAAGAACAATTTCCGCACAtgagttttattcattttttctgaCGGAAAGGTAAACCAAACCGATATTATTACTCGTTATTTTAGTCCGAtaaggttttaaaatgccaatgcttttcactAACTCTTAGCTTCGCACCATATCAACAGGTCCCACTACAAATTCAATAATCTTTATGAAAAGGGTCAACTATCATATTTCGTACTTGACGTCTCCCTTGGGTGTAGTGGAACTAATGAAATCTTGTGTACAGAACGTGCAAATTTATTGAATCCAGTATTGAAATGTTTCCGCTGCAGACAGCGTCATGCATTACTTAAATGCATAAATATAAATCATCCTGACTGCATCCCACAGGAAACTACATTTTTTGATCGAAGTAAGCACCGTCGAAATCAGTAGGCTATATCATATTTCGGagtttttattataaatcatgaaaaccaattttgaaatttgttattaGCAATTTGTTATATTGTCTTGCGTGGGTTTATTTTAAATAGCAATGTAACGTAAAGCTcaatatataaatcaaactACGCGACCAAACTAAATTCAACTACGAGAATGACACCTCGATAGCGTGTCAACGTACAgattcaaattaatttatttccTGTTGCTCTGGCTTTTAAAGCCTTTTTAGCTCAAGCGGAAATCGTATAAACAAGctattgaatttatttcattgaattcGGCTTTTTGATATTTCCGTCCCAGTCTGAATCTCTAAGGCAAAGTTGTATCCATTTGAATCCTTCTCAAGTTTCCCCCGTATAGGAAATGACTAAATATTTCTGCGAACAACTCTCCGGGAATTTAGCAGCAATTGAGTTCACAGCAAGTACGACTTTGTATAGAGTGCATCACTTTTACCTTAGAAGCAggtttaaattattaaaattaaaatataaaagatgtGCTATTCATGATATTTTTGGGCTTGCTTTTACACActatttaaaacatattttaaggGGAAGCAAGTTAGGACTAACTAGAAAAACCAGGAATCCAAATTAATTCGTCCATTGATTTATTTTGTATGCgctattttcttaaattttcaaatttaaactgCGCTGTAGTCACTTTTCCGCCTGCTTACTGAAACCTTGTatgactaaaataaatttcatcacCATATCTAATGTATTTCAAAGATAGTTTGTCACAAGATACAGAATTAGTCTAACACACATTCATAGAGAACTCGTCCCAATCGTGCCTTTTATTCCCAagattatttttctttctttcccAACTTTTCTTGCAATATTTTCTCGAGGGCAACATTGTCGTTGCAATTGCTTGTGTTGCAGCAATAATGGCATATTTGCACCTGTAATAATAATTTGGATCGATATTTCGATGCTGTATATATTAGGTTTTAACCACTCAGATCACTGGGCGATTGGTACAAACGCCTAAGCAAGGACACACTGAATCTACGACGCTATGGAGTTAAGAGTCGGGTATAGTTTTCGTGTTTTGGCTTAAGATTGAAatctaaattcaaatatttaaaatttgttccTAACTTTATCAATCCATGCtaattcatcaattttattaggAATGTCATATACGTTTCCCAATATTAAAAGTTttagaaattcaaataaaaaaaatgtaggcCCAATTTACGCCGGGGCATGATACAGAAAAAATAATAGGCTACAACTCAAACCAGAAAATGTTCGATTTGCTTGGGACTCCATATCAGATGCTATTCTTGGATTATACAATCTCTTATTTATTGAGCAAATATTGCTGTACTGaggaaaaatcagaaaaagagCACACTGATTTTCAATGGTATCGATGCGTTGAAATATGCCACTTACTTGATCTGTGTTCAAGTGAATGCATTTTAACATGCATTTATAGTTTCAAGAAAAATTGTCTGGTGAATTTGATATAGTTGCATAGAGTTGAACTTTCTTGTATTTCTCAGAAAATATAGACTGACTGATTGGAATGAGAACGACTTTATGGAATCAAATTCGTAACCTGTTCTTAGTGTTTGAGTTGGGAAATTCGAACGTTTTATTTCAAGAAACGGGAGCAACAGTTGAGTATTGTGACCCTATTCATTAACTTCCGCTTCATTGTAATTAATACAATTATATTAGCAGTGGTACTTCGAAGTTAGTAGAATTTTCTATAtatagaaacaataaaacactCGGGCAGACGGTATAAATTACAAGAAGTAGAAAAGAACACTCCAAcccaatttgtttatttttattcgagAAATATTGTATTGTGACTAAATGTTTAATGCTTACTACGGCTATATTTACTCAGAAATTGCAAGATCAAGCAGTGCTTGAAGCTGTGAACTGTGATACAGCACTATATTTTACTACGCTATAaggggtgctcctgaagtatgcgaaccaggTTGcaggtaccaggttagggttatgccataatgttattttcatttcccgtagtttagttctattgcaagttctgggactagccaagtggctcccgtagtatttgtacctgatattagggcctaaccctaaccttgtacacatactacgtttggtgtccgccatcttggtacgcatacttcaggagtatccTATATGGACATACTGTGGGTTATATTGTCCTCTGAAGGCGTTGGATATTTCAGTCCTGAGGGAATTTAGTACCAGCCCACGTTTGTCTGTGCTAGTAAAAAGATAAAGATCACCGTTTCTGTAATGATAACAATACTGCCTAACCGAGTTTTATCACCTGATTTCTTTTTGCTTGAGGTCCCCTACATTGTATTCTATTTTGACTTTGTAGATTCTTGCATGGTTCTTCTTCCTTGCATTCTCTCATCACATGAACCAAATCATGATTGTAAACAATCTTCGTCAAGCAATTTCCCtaataaaatatgcaaataatAAACCTTTGATTTTGTTCTAATTCGTATTGTTCTAATCTAATTTTTTAGTTCATTCGACCGAGATTCactctcaatttttttttttttcatttctactAGAAGGCTTGCAAAATTGCTTTAATTTGAATGATCGTTTTTGTACTAAATAAGCTTGGACATAAAAATCTTGTTTCTCTGTTGGATGAAACATGGCGGACTGGTGTGGCTGGTTTTATGGGATGGGATCTTATAGTAACACCTAGGCCCAGGTCATGTGACCCCGTGACGCGCTTGCCACGTTTCGGCTTTTGTGTTTTACAAAATTAGGACACTCGGCTGAGGGATAGCGCGCGACACGCACCCCGACTGCGACTACAAGCTTTTGTCTCAACTTTGAGTTAAGTTATTTTACCGTTTTATTGCATCTTCATATCGAATTTATTGTTATCATTTTAACTGAAGAATATAATACACAACCAAGATTTTACACGTTTTTAACTACTAGAGACTTGAAAGCGGACAGCTGAAAGGAAGCGCAGTCTCGACACGGAGAGTCTATGGGACCATAGCAACATACCCTACACATGATTCTGTGCATTTTTGTTGGATTTGTTTGCATGGACTGGCTTTAGCACCGATGATATAATCCCTACAGGCTACACTATATGAGACATCATTGGtccatatattggcaaaataatCTCATACTAATCAAATGCCTATGATTGTGCTACCTGAATTTAGGCCTCAGACTGAGTTTCTGAGTTTAATCACGACCGAAGACACAGCGCCAAGATGCCATGACAAAATTCTGAGTgacatttttctttataaatattGCCTCTAGCAGAACCAAAAATTGTTTCCGTGCaatatattatgaatatttaaatcaaaatacaaaaaataaatgttattaaaACAGAAGCAAGATTTTTAACTTGAAGAAACCCTATTTTTGGCGAGTTGTAATCAGAAgacgtcagttttttttccctCGAGTGTCATatccatattttataaataattgaaaTCAACTTTATACCTTTTGTGATGGACACCGAACTTCTTTAAAATTATCGTTTTCTCCAGTAAGACAAGTTTTGCTTCCAGAAATCGATTGCTGTAATCTTCCAGAAGCGAGAATAGCATTCACCAGACCGGCAAAAGCtgttaaaaatgatttgaacTAAATATTGCATATAgagtcaaatttgaattttatagcATCTATTTAAAATATCGAAAAACGTCCAGTTGAcgttcagtttaaattttgatgGATTGAGTACAACGTTTTAAATCCTATAcgatataaaaataacacagtaGGAAAGAATTACAAGAGCTCACTATTGTTCTTAAAATGCCAAGTTGACGGTTGATAgttcatattttaatttaataaatatggTTCAAATTATTCCATCAATTGCTTTAATTATTCAACACATTATTTTTCGTTATGAACTTACAGGGTGCCGATGCTGCAGTAGCGTTGCCAGAAGTCTGTGCGCTGGTATGCCGCAAGAGAAAGAGAAAAGCTAAGGATAACCAAATATAGTTTGCCATCACGATGATCAAAATTATTAAACTGAAAAAATAGTAAACTGTGACATTTTATTCTATAGATATACAGTGCATTTGACTTTCGTTTGGCTACAATTTAATTCCGCTTCTGCCACACtcttatttcctagtaaatcgGTGTGAAAGATTAATTTGGTGAAAACTAGCAAGCATAACATAAACTACAACTCAACATAACTAATAGATGCTCATGCACTTAGCGAATGGCATTCAAGGCCATAGCCTCGGTCTGGATTACTGGTT containing:
- the LOC120343142 gene encoding uncharacterized protein LOC120343142 — protein: MANYIWLSLAFLFLLRHTSAQTSGNATAASAPSFAGLVNAILASGRLQQSISGSKTCLTGENDNFKEVRCPSQKGNCLTKIVYNHDLVHVMRECKEEEPCKNLQSQNRIQCRGPQAKRNQMACHTKITFTNGYTGLHENAEVESQCMPVSECLELGSQNVEACKTAGETAIDGTVCNYCCFTDGCNNDNYVIERIERGLA